The following coding sequences lie in one Cotesia glomerata isolate CgM1 linkage group LG5, MPM_Cglom_v2.3, whole genome shotgun sequence genomic window:
- the LOC123265070 gene encoding nuclear pore complex protein Nup85: MAEEDIPQIFQIPDDLCRRAGIAATWRTGNNLGVFAHKHINVYSGDKNSNFYPCDSQVHFLRPEIILFNPILRKLVNESNGIFLSIRKIQKSNFNEVRPELVRHSKQYRSILRACVESLQDTAENISDDREVYENFLTIFYNVECVWHLTEILYIDTLPGDVVLPQLLEWVRFHFPSRELAALKILSKKTIGAELENINYWEAVVGCALHGKLDIVCALLSFHTKADHPAFVTATQALKTMPVYNVYGGYSVNEFTMRWKHWQSDLTSNLEYKTFIIDHNLEELMRLISGDESTLWEFAKYTEAWYELVAAKLLYSSPCCKQPELAQHANNIAERWQAGRNLDHIILALMESDLYKVIEQIQYMNDNGWFAAHLTDLLYSCEKLKIMDEEQANVTAQLHESLLLDYGSTLFSHSSLWQCGASYLEHCPTSGLARLEALLQFISMGSEARINKIINVARNNDLINVVRSLCKIQGMKSIRRGRIGNALAWAIKAQDGAFATYIADEFLKHYVNESKIQCKDLLENLGASMLTSDRLTFLGKYCEFHQMYEMREFKEAARLLIALIISNLTPKYFWSTLLTDAIPLLESDEVLFSSEDTSILARCVEAHGDDPKFEDKLEIFRLAVARNLARALNLEGCEKD; encoded by the exons atggctGAAGAAGATATTCCACAAATTTtc caaaTACCCGATGATTTATGTAGACGAGCAGGTATTGCAGCTACTTGGAGAACTGGGAATAATCTTGGAGTATTTGCTCACAAGCATATCAATGTTTATTCTGGAG ataaaaatagtaatttttacccGTGTGATAGTCAAGTGCATTTTCTCAGACCAgaaataatattattcaacCCGATACTCCGTAAATTAGTAAACGAAAGCAACggtatttttctttcaataagaaaaatccaaaagtcTAATTTCAACGAAGTGAGACCAGAACTTGTACGACACAGCAAACAGTACCGTTCTATTTTAAGGGCTTGCGTCGAAAGCCTGCAAGATACAGCTGAGAATATTTCTGATGATCGAGAGGtgtatgaaaattttctcactattttttacaatgttGAATGCGTTTGGCACTTGACTGAAATTTTGTACATTGATACCCTCCCag gcGACGTTGTACTTCCTCAATTATTAGAATGGGTACGTTTTCATTTTCCATCTCGCGAACTGGCAgcgctaaaaattttatcgaagaAAACAATCGGCGCTGAATTAGAGAACATTAATTACTGGGAAGCTGTAGTAGGTTGTGCTCTACATGGTAAATTAGACATTGTGTGCGCACTTTTGTCTTTCCACACAAAAGCCGATCATCCGGCTTTCGTAACCGCTACTCAAGCTCTCAAAACAATGCCAGTGTACAATGTTTACGGTGGGTACTCTGTTAATGAATTTACAATGCGCTGGAAGCACTGGCAATCCGATTTGACCTCAAACCTCGAGTACAAAACCTTTATTATCGATCATAATTTAGAAGAGCTTATGAGA TTGATATCTGGTGACGAATCAACATTGTGGGAATTCGCGAAATACACAGAAGCGTGGTACGAACTTGTTGCCGCAAAATTACTCTACTCGTCACCTTGCTGCAAACAACCAGAGCTTGCGCAACACGCTAATAACATTGCCGAGCGCTGGCAAGCTGGAAGAAATCTAGATCACATTATTCTCGCTCTGATGGAGAGCGATTTGTACAAAGTTATTGAACAGATACAATATATGAATGACAATGGTTGGTTTGCAGCTCATCTCACCGATTTATTGTACAGTTGcgagaaacttaaaattatGGATGAAGAACAAGCAAA CGTAACAGCACAATTACACGAATCACTTTTGTTAGATTACGGAAGTACATTATTCAGTCACTCATCACTTTGGCAATGCGGAGCAAGTTATCTCGAGCACTGTCCAACATCTGGATTAGCTCGATTAGAAGCATTATTGCAATTCATTTCTATGGGAAGTGAAgcaagaattaataaaataattaatgttgctcgtaataatgatttaattaatgtcg tgAGAAGTTTGTGTAAAATACAAGGAATGAAATCTATTAGACGCGGAAGAATAGGAAATGCTTTAGCCTGGGCCATTAAAGCGCAAGACGGTGCTTTTGCTACATACATTGCCGATGAGTTTCTTAAACATTACGTTAATGAAAGTAAAATTCAGTGCAAAGatcttttagaaaatttaggAGCTTCTATGTTGACCAGTGACCGTTTAACATTTTTAg gaaAATACTGCGAATTCCATCAAATGTATGAAATGAGAGAATTCAAAGAAGCTGCGCGATTATTAATCGCTCtgataatttcaaatttgacGCCTAAGta TTTTTGGTCAACACTGTTGACAGACGCGATTCCACTTTTAGAAAGTGATGAAGTTTTGTTTTCAAGTGAAGACACATCCATACTAGCACGCTGCGTCGAAGCACACGGCGACGACCCCAAATTCGAAGATAAACTTGAAATATTCCGGTTAGCGGTCGCGAGAAATCTAGCACGTGCTTTGAATCTCGAAGGCTGCGAAaaggattaa